From a region of the Helianthus annuus cultivar XRQ/B chromosome 5, HanXRQr2.0-SUNRISE, whole genome shotgun sequence genome:
- the LOC110943049 gene encoding uncharacterized protein LOC110943049 has translation MEINPTVASDDETVEEIIVEPFSAESPENMVSKEKEAVKVTSTDSSSINPKSDLNKTESTGSVPPKKSGHVETEGQRERMSLIFRYSKMSNNGEEFFNTFYNAFTSESSERRSEMREVSKEISENLKFENMYGSQQKPPKLMKVEDYNWWKNRFEGWVKAFAPESWLKLVTEYKAPEKTDGGAIEEKDFTELDVKHVVAEYRMITLIKQSVREDIISLLENKKTSKKLWEALERKCIGSNEIVKNKKNMLERFGHLKMELTRHGISYDEDLMVDKLFDSLPNDQEWLESHELELKRSKVNIPSHQQNVELYYRSRIPQAGSPKTAFSAESSNSVNKESLHSGYHIGSTSSSNQSDANFSCNIAIDLKNGQNLNDETAKQQMVFLASVLESYEGLVAGHFKRECRNSYVADDSENPFTEDYYKRAIYHQNKSEPPRLKQQEEKSRALAVIYDDEGYDWSKEVLPEKDAVGYAFVANDEHDKWWRRDRARWEIGKLYAPFQEAQRAERWSEELECYLDPYGNPVVDPAKVDFDAVTNAFPSEGVYNTKRLSDKNYLVEFMKELKEIFEIDAEEKTEKIQKTEAADVSSITEERFRLRSRRAEVKGESEDKIVEEESDDDTEYYARQMEKHLKMMAESDSEDEKAKKKKKKVKTPVSGDDETVPVVRRKVKEIPKLKESYEVLNKAMNMYNDTSEEQATAMKTLHGAIYPTAESLKAFEDNDVTEEKKVSEKKIEEKTPMKKTKKKKGTVETTSEIVEHDAMLWHHRLGHLNTKNLNRLAKGGLVRNLPIKDFMQIEKCDACARGKQHRRPHKSKPVHTTSKVLELLHMDLFGPVNKSETAGLIKKFVILMENQSNERVKIIHCDNGTIFKNAELNEFCALKGIDCQYNTARSPQQNAVAERRNHTLIEAARTMLIDSGLPLIFWVEAVNTAC, from the exons ATGGAAATCAATCCCACAGTCGCATCAGATGATGAAACTGTAGAAGAAATTATTGTGGAACCCTTCTCTGCAGAATCTCCTGAAAACATGGTCTCTAAAGAAAAGGAAGCTGTAAAAGTCACTTCCACAGACAGTTCATCTATCAATCCCAAGAGTGACCTTAACAAAACAGAGTCAACTGGATCTGTTCCCCCTAAAAAAAGTGGTCACGTAGAAACAGAAGGCCAAAGAGAAAGAAT GTCATTGATTTTCAGGTATTCAAAGATGTCGAACAATGGAGAAGAATTTTTCAAcacattttacaacgcatttactTCCGAATCGTCAGAAAGAAGATCTGAGATGAGAGAAGTTTCAAAAGAGATATCAGaaaatttgaagtttgaaaatatgTATGGTAGTCAACAAAAACCACCGAAATTGATGAAAGTCGAAGATTACAATTGGTGGAAGAATAGGTTTGAAGGTTGGGTGAAAGCTTTTGCACCGGAAAGTTGGTTAAAGTTAGTGACTGAATACAAAGCACCAGAGAAAACAGATGGAGGGGCTATCGAAGAGAAAGATTTTACAGAATTAGATGTGAAGCATGTTGTGGCTGAATACAGAATGATAACATTGATCAAACAATCAGTTAGAGAAGATATCATTTCATTGCTTGAAAACAAGAAAACGTCAAAGAAATTATGGGAAGCTTTGGAGAGAAAATGCATTGGGAGTAATGAGAttgttaaaaacaagaaaaa TATGCTTGAAAGGTTTGGACATTTGAAGATGGAGTTGACAAGGCATGGAATTAGTTATGATGAAGATCTGATGGTAGATAAGTTGTTTGATTCGTTACCAAATGATCAGGAATG gcttgaaagccatgagttagAATTGAAGAGATCGAAAGTCAACATTCCATCgcatcagcagaatgtggaactttaCTACAGAAGTCGTATACCACAAGCTGGGTCTCCAAAAACAGCTTTTTCTGCTGAAAGCTCGAATTCAGTGAACAaagaaagtcttcacagtggttatcacattGGTTCTACGTCTTCTTCAAATCAGTCTGATGCGAATTTTTCGTGCAATatcgcgatagatttgaagaatggacAAAATCTTAATGATGAGacggctaagcaacagatggtcttTTTGGCGTCAgtattggaatcatatgaaggtcttgttgcag gtcacttcaaacgcgagtgCCGTAATTCATATGTTGCTGATGACTCTGAGAATCCTTTCACTGAAGATTATTACAAACGAGCAATTtaccatcagaacaagtctgagccaccaagattAAAGCAGCAGGAAGAGAAATCAAGAGCTCTTGCGgtcatttatgatgatgaaggatatgactggaGCAAAGAAGTTCTTCCGGAAAAAGATGCTGTTGGGTATGCATTTGTTGCGAATGATGAGCATGATAaatggtggagaagagacagagCAAGATGGGAGATTGGCAAGTTGTATGCTCCGTTTCAAGAAGCACAGAGAGCTGAGAGGTGGAGTGAAGAGTTGGAATGTTATTTGGATCCGTATGGTAATCCGGTGGTTGATCCAGCGAAAGTTGATTTTGACGCGGTAACTAATGCGTTTCCAAGTGAAGGTGTTTACAACACAAAAAGGCTCTCTGACAAAAACTATTTGGTGGAATTCATGAAAGAATTGAAAGAGATTTTTGag attgatgctgaagaaaagACTGAAAAGATACAGAAGACAGAGGCAGCCGATGTGTCGTCAATCACTGAG GAAAGATTCAGATTACGTTCCCGAAGAGCTGAGGTTAAGGGAGAGTCTGAAGATAAGAT AGttgaagaagaaagtgatgatgatactgaatATTATGCCAGACAAATGGAAAaacatctgaagatgatggcagaaagcGACAGCGAagatgagaaggcaaagaagaaaaagaaaaaggtaaagacaccggttAGCGGCGATGATGAGACAGTACCGGtagtgagaagaaaagtgaaagaaattCCAAA attaaaagaatcatatgaggTGTTGAATAaggcaatgaatatgtacaacgaCACAAGTGAAGAACAGGCTACAGCAATGAAAACACTCCATGGAGC gatttatccgacagcTGAAAGCTTAAAGGCATTTGAGGACAATGacgtaactgaagaaaagaaagtcTCAGaaaaaaagattgaagaaaagactccaatgaaaaagaccaaaaagaagaaaGGCACTGTAGAGacgacatctg AAATTGTTGAACATGATGCTATGCTGTGGCACCATCGGTTGGGTCACCTTAACACGAAAAATTTGAATCGATTAGCAAAAGGAGGTCTCGTCAGGAACTTGCCAATCAAGGATTTCATGCAAATAGAGAAATGTGACGCATGTGCTCGAGGAAAGCAGCATCGTCGGCCTCATAAGTCCAAACCTGTTCACACCACTTCAAAGGTCTTGGAACTGCtgcatatggatttgtttggtccggtcaAT AAAAGCGAGACTGCTGGTTTAATTAAGAAATTTGTAATACTCATGGAGAATCAGTCAAATGAACGTGTAAAGATTATCCACTGTGACAATGGGACAATATTCAAGAATGCCGAGCTGAACGAATTTTGTGCCCTCAAAGGAATCGACTGTCAATACAATACAGCAAGATCCCCTCAACAGAATGCGGTTGCAGAAAGACGCAATCATACTCTTATCGAAGCTGCTCGCACGATGCTGATAGATTCGGGTCTTCCACTAATATTCTGGGTAGAAGCAGTGAACACGGCTTGCTAA